One Halolamina litorea genomic window carries:
- a CDS encoding PRC-barrel domain-containing protein encodes MADILAENLSGKAVMGSDGTELGMLYNITMDLKTGELHDLLVSPNEDTPRGKVNFERDEGGRFRVPVSRVQAVKDYIVIQR; translated from the coding sequence ATGGCCGACATACTCGCCGAGAACCTCTCGGGGAAAGCAGTCATGGGCTCGGACGGCACCGAGCTCGGCATGCTGTACAACATCACCATGGACCTCAAGACGGGCGAACTCCACGACCTGCTCGTCTCGCCCAACGAGGACACGCCCCGCGGCAAAGTGAACTTCGAGCGCGACGAAGGCGGTCGGTTCCGGGTGCCGGTCTCCCGGGTGCAGGCCGTGAAGGACTACATCGTCATCCAGCGATAG